In Streptomyces chartreusis, the following proteins share a genomic window:
- a CDS encoding carbohydrate-binding protein, whose amino-acid sequence MALALPLSPAVAAPASPDHEARAAAAEDFQQVTLAKGVAETGEPMTMTVLPDRSVLHTSRDGTLRRTDAAGTTGVAGKLDVYSHDEEGLQGVAADPGFSANRFVYLYYAPKLSTPGGDAPSDGAASDFTPFDGVNRLSRFVLKSDNTLDLASEKKILDVPASRGLCCHVGGDIDFDAAGNLYLSTGDDTNPFASDGFTPIDERASRNPAYDAQRSSGNTNDLRGKILRIKVNADGSYSIPSGNLFPSGTARTRPEIYAMGFRNPFRMSVDKATGIVYMGDYGPDSGTASSTRGPAGQVEFNRITKAGNFGWPYCTGKNDAYVDFDFATGGSGSRFNCSAPKNTSPRNTGLTDLPAAEPAWIPYDGGSVPEFGNGSESPMGGPVYRYDAASTSDVKFPQEYDGDFFAGEFGRRWIKRIETGGDGTVQSINAFPWSGTQVMDMAFGPDGALYVLDYGTGYFSGDANSALYRIEHVTGGRAPLAQAKANVTSGTTPLAVSFSSAGSSDPDGGTLSYAWTFGDGATSTAANPSHTYTANGQYTATLKVTDPTGKSATASVQITVGNTAPTVRIDAPADGQIYDFGAAIPFKVTVTDPEDGTIDCSRVKVNFIVGHDSHGHPQTSATGCTGTLQTLADGEHDPNANIFGVIDAEYTDKGGNGQPALTTHDQRIIQPSHRQAEHYGDSSGVQIVDHTPAHGGKTVGLIENGDWISFKPYNLANARSFTARVSSAGAGGTIEVRTGSPTGTLLGTVTAPVTGGWETFQDVTASLSNQPTASTPLYLVFKGGSGALFDVDEFSFSTTTGGGSRSGAVKGVNGKCLDIDNAGTADGTKIQIWTCNNSGAQHWTVGTDNTLKALGKCLDISEGANADGTKVQLWTCNTTGAQKWTAQADGTLRNPQSGKCLDASGSTWNDGTPVHLWTCHTGPNQKWTLP is encoded by the coding sequence ATGGCCCTGGCGCTCCCCCTGAGCCCCGCCGTCGCGGCCCCCGCCTCACCCGATCACGAAGCCCGCGCCGCGGCGGCCGAGGACTTCCAACAGGTCACCCTCGCCAAGGGTGTGGCCGAGACCGGCGAACCCATGACCATGACGGTCCTGCCGGACCGCTCCGTGCTGCACACGTCCCGGGACGGCACACTGCGCCGCACCGATGCGGCCGGCACCACCGGCGTGGCGGGCAAACTCGATGTCTACAGCCACGACGAGGAGGGCCTCCAGGGCGTCGCGGCCGACCCCGGCTTCTCCGCCAACCGTTTCGTCTACCTGTACTACGCGCCGAAGTTGAGCACTCCGGGCGGCGATGCCCCCTCCGACGGTGCGGCGTCCGACTTCACCCCCTTCGACGGGGTCAACCGCCTCTCCAGGTTCGTCCTGAAGAGCGACAACACCCTGGACCTGGCCAGCGAGAAGAAGATCCTCGACGTACCCGCCTCGCGCGGCCTGTGCTGCCACGTCGGCGGAGACATCGACTTCGACGCCGCGGGCAACCTGTACCTGTCGACCGGCGACGACACCAACCCCTTCGCCTCGGACGGCTTCACGCCGATCGACGAACGCGCCTCGCGCAACCCGGCGTACGACGCCCAGCGTTCCTCCGGCAACACCAACGACCTGCGCGGCAAGATCCTGCGCATCAAGGTCAACGCCGACGGTTCGTACTCGATCCCGTCCGGGAACCTCTTCCCGTCCGGCACCGCCAGGACCCGGCCGGAGATCTACGCGATGGGGTTCCGCAACCCCTTCCGCATGAGTGTCGACAAGGCCACCGGCATCGTCTACATGGGTGACTACGGCCCCGACTCCGGCACCGCGAGCTCCACTCGCGGCCCTGCGGGACAGGTCGAGTTCAACCGCATCACCAAGGCCGGAAACTTCGGCTGGCCGTACTGCACCGGCAAGAACGACGCCTACGTCGACTTCGACTTCGCGACCGGTGGCTCGGGATCGCGGTTCAACTGCTCGGCGCCGAAGAACACTTCGCCGCGCAACACCGGCCTCACCGACCTGCCCGCCGCCGAGCCCGCCTGGATCCCCTACGACGGCGGCTCAGTACCGGAGTTCGGCAACGGATCCGAGTCCCCCATGGGCGGCCCGGTCTACCGCTACGACGCGGCCTCCACCTCGGACGTGAAGTTCCCGCAGGAGTACGACGGTGACTTCTTCGCCGGCGAGTTCGGCCGCCGCTGGATCAAGCGCATCGAGACCGGCGGCGACGGCACCGTGCAGTCCATCAACGCCTTCCCCTGGAGCGGCACCCAGGTGATGGACATGGCCTTCGGCCCGGACGGCGCCCTCTACGTCCTCGACTACGGCACCGGCTACTTCAGCGGCGACGCCAACTCCGCCCTGTACCGCATCGAGCATGTGACCGGCGGACGCGCGCCGCTTGCCCAGGCGAAGGCGAACGTCACATCCGGCACAACTCCCCTGGCTGTCTCCTTCTCCTCGGCCGGCAGCTCCGACCCCGACGGTGGCACGCTCTCCTACGCATGGACCTTCGGCGACGGCGCCACTTCCACCGCAGCCAACCCGTCCCACACCTACACCGCCAACGGCCAGTACACGGCGACGCTGAAGGTCACCGACCCCACCGGCAAGTCGGCCACCGCCTCCGTGCAGATCACCGTCGGCAACACCGCACCGACGGTGCGGATCGACGCACCCGCCGACGGTCAGATCTACGACTTCGGCGCCGCCATCCCCTTCAAGGTGACGGTGACCGACCCGGAGGACGGCACGATCGACTGCTCCAGGGTGAAGGTCAACTTCATCGTCGGCCACGACAGCCACGGGCACCCGCAGACCTCGGCCACCGGCTGCACCGGCACTCTGCAGACGCTGGCGGACGGCGAGCACGACCCCAACGCCAACATATTCGGCGTCATCGACGCCGAATACACCGACAAGGGCGGTAACGGTCAACCGGCGCTCACCACGCACGACCAGCGCATCATCCAGCCCAGCCACCGGCAGGCCGAGCACTACGGCGACTCGTCCGGCGTCCAGATCGTCGACCACACGCCCGCGCACGGCGGCAAGACGGTCGGCCTGATCGAGAACGGCGACTGGATCTCCTTCAAGCCGTACAACCTCGCCAACGCCCGCTCCTTCACCGCACGGGTCTCCTCGGCGGGAGCCGGCGGCACCATCGAGGTACGCACCGGCTCCCCGACCGGCACCCTGCTCGGCACCGTCACCGCGCCGGTCACCGGCGGCTGGGAGACCTTCCAGGACGTCACGGCATCGCTGAGCAACCAGCCGACCGCCTCGACCCCGCTCTACCTCGTTTTCAAGGGCGGTAGCGGCGCTCTGTTCGACGTGGACGAATTCTCCTTCAGCACGACCACTGGCGGCGGCAGCCGCTCGGGTGCGGTGAAGGGCGTCAACGGCAAGTGCCTCGACATCGACAACGCCGGCACCGCCGACGGGACCAAGATCCAGATCTGGACCTGCAACAACAGCGGCGCACAGCACTGGACCGTCGGCACCGACAACACCCTCAAGGCACTCGGCAAGTGCCTCGACATCTCCGAGGGAGCCAACGCCGACGGCACCAAGGTCCAGCTCTGGACGTGCAACACCACCGGGGCACAGAAGTGGACGGCCCAAGCCGACGGCACCCTCCGCAACCCCCAGTCAGGCAAATGCCTCGACGCCTCCGGCAGCACCTGGAACGACGGAACCCCCGTCCACCTGTGGACCTGCCACACCGGCCCCAACCAGAAATGGACCCTGCCGTAG
- a CDS encoding lectin has translation MRTQLKSIIGLLAGAVLCLAPQAVALPSTAPTALTAAREAAPAADPAYKVLVFSRTAGFRHSSIDEGITALRDLGAANNFTVDATEDPQTFTTANLAKYRAVVFLSTTGDVLGNTQQTAFEQYLGSGGGYVGIHAAADTEYDWPFYEGLAGALFQSHPAIQPATVKVEDRAHDSTAHLGRTWQRTDEWYNYRTNPRSTAHVLASLDESSYSGGTMSGDHPIAWCKNYAGGRAFYTGGGHTEESYADTAFRRHLLGGVRWAAGLTQADCRAETGYTSLFDGTSTTGWKQAGPGGFTLADGTLTSQGGLGMLWYNAREFTGDYSLKLDWKASGDDNSGVFVGFPASDDPWSAVNNGYEIQIDATDSVDRTTGAVYGFQSADIAARDAALNPPGSWNTYELRVTGERLEIFLNGRKINDFTNTDPVRSLKQGHIGLQNHGDGDEVAFRNIRIKQTGSEPPGPRSGEVRGVNGKCLDVDNAGTADGTKVQIYTCNTTAAQRWTVADDGTLKALGKCLDVSEGANADGTKIQLWTCNNTGAQKWAAGADGTVRNPQSGKCLDASGGTWNDGTPVHLWTCHTGPNQRWTLP, from the coding sequence ATGCGTACCCAACTCAAGTCGATCATCGGCCTGTTGGCCGGGGCCGTGCTCTGCCTGGCTCCCCAGGCGGTGGCGCTGCCCAGCACCGCACCGACCGCGCTCACCGCCGCCCGCGAGGCGGCACCGGCCGCCGACCCGGCGTACAAGGTGCTCGTCTTCTCCCGGACGGCGGGCTTCCGCCACTCCTCTATCGATGAGGGCATCACGGCACTGCGTGACCTCGGCGCGGCGAACAACTTCACCGTCGACGCGACCGAGGACCCTCAGACCTTCACCACGGCCAACCTGGCCAAGTACCGGGCCGTCGTCTTCCTTTCGACCACGGGCGACGTCCTCGGCAACACCCAGCAGACGGCCTTCGAGCAGTACCTCGGCTCGGGCGGCGGATACGTCGGCATCCACGCCGCCGCCGACACCGAGTACGACTGGCCCTTCTACGAGGGACTGGCCGGCGCCCTTTTCCAGTCCCACCCCGCCATCCAGCCCGCCACGGTCAAGGTCGAGGACCGGGCGCACGACTCCACCGCGCACCTGGGCCGTACCTGGCAGCGCACCGACGAGTGGTACAACTACCGCACCAACCCCCGCAGCACCGCTCATGTGCTGGCCTCCTTGGACGAGTCCAGCTATTCCGGCGGCACCATGTCCGGTGACCATCCGATCGCCTGGTGCAAGAACTACGCCGGTGGCCGGGCCTTCTACACGGGCGGCGGCCACACGGAGGAGTCCTACGCCGACACCGCCTTCCGTCGGCACCTCCTCGGAGGCGTCCGCTGGGCCGCCGGCCTCACTCAGGCCGACTGCCGTGCGGAGACCGGCTATACGTCGCTGTTCGACGGCACCAGCACGACCGGCTGGAAGCAGGCGGGACCCGGCGGCTTCACCCTGGCCGACGGCACCCTCACCTCCCAGGGCGGACTGGGCATGCTCTGGTACAACGCCCGGGAGTTCACCGGTGACTACTCCCTCAAGCTGGACTGGAAGGCGAGCGGCGACGACAACTCCGGTGTCTTCGTGGGCTTCCCGGCCTCCGACGACCCATGGTCGGCGGTCAACAACGGCTACGAGATCCAGATCGACGCCACCGACTCCGTCGACCGCACCACGGGAGCGGTGTACGGGTTCCAGTCCGCCGACATCGCAGCCCGGGATGCCGCCCTCAATCCGCCGGGCAGCTGGAACACGTACGAGCTCCGGGTCACCGGGGAGCGTCTGGAGATCTTCCTCAACGGCCGGAAGATCAACGACTTCACCAACACCGACCCGGTGCGCAGCCTGAAGCAGGGCCACATCGGCCTTCAGAACCACGGCGACGGGGATGAGGTGGCCTTCCGCAACATCCGGATCAAGCAGACCGGCAGCGAGCCGCCGGGTCCGCGTTCCGGTGAGGTGCGGGGCGTCAACGGCAAGTGTCTGGACGTCGACAACGCGGGCACCGCCGACGGCACCAAGGTCCAGATCTACACCTGCAACACCACCGCCGCGCAACGATGGACGGTCGCCGACGACGGCACGCTCAAGGCGCTCGGCAAGTGCCTCGACGTCTCTGAGGGCGCCAACGCCGACGGCACCAAGATCCAGCTGTGGACCTGCAACAACACCGGCGCCCAGAAGTGGGCGGCCGGGGCCGACGGCACCGTCCGCAACCCCCAGTCAGGCAAATGCCTCGACGCATCCGGCGGCACCTGGAACGACGGGACTCCCGTCCACCTGTGGACCTGCCACACCGGCCCCAACCAGAGGTGGACTCTGCCGTAG
- a CDS encoding DUF4246 domain-containing protein, translating into MTGMPAFPLPFHASRSISFATPRTLRELQMMQCSAHIRAKPGWFDKMNDAGIVARWTREAVEQGLSEAQVRYVLAELAHYAALRDERSGVEVSAVDGVWHSDTLVDDGLRSRLREAVRVLEQVPAAEQDWHPGSDGQVLDLVHPSLFCLVREASGAPERAWQNPTDRYSRYEFSERFQWLPTDVDVTDDGEVVFRSYVNNVHPDEHRDLACVLPDLFARLRPLLENVLTDLRHPRPLRIEADPYGWYDSEPEHPDKASYGDEQAYAEAVRAWAEAQDDWWENRSPVVPDAPAFTPPESPDASARVDLRGRRLQVIVKLATIQLTPEKPEYQGGTWHVEGMLNERIVSTGIYYWDSENITESRLSFRAALDDPDYEQSDDNGVREVYGLEDEDALNQMLGSVSTPAGRCLAFPNILQHRVGSFRLADPTRPGYRKILAFFLVDPSEQIVSTSDVPPQQPWSPTSTMTLEQAKSFREQLMQERKFFVDEHNEQLYEREFSLCEH; encoded by the coding sequence TTGACTGGCATGCCTGCTTTCCCGCTGCCCTTTCACGCATCACGTTCCATATCGTTCGCGACCCCCCGAACGCTGAGGGAACTTCAGATGATGCAGTGCAGCGCCCACATTCGGGCGAAGCCAGGGTGGTTCGACAAGATGAACGACGCCGGCATCGTCGCCAGATGGACCCGGGAAGCGGTCGAACAGGGCCTCAGCGAAGCGCAGGTCCGGTACGTGCTCGCCGAACTCGCCCATTACGCCGCACTGCGAGACGAACGCAGCGGGGTCGAGGTCTCCGCCGTCGACGGGGTGTGGCACTCGGACACCCTGGTCGACGACGGGCTCAGATCCCGGCTGCGCGAGGCGGTGCGGGTTCTGGAGCAGGTCCCCGCAGCGGAACAGGACTGGCATCCAGGATCCGACGGCCAGGTACTGGACCTGGTCCATCCCTCACTCTTCTGCCTGGTGCGAGAGGCGAGCGGGGCGCCCGAGCGGGCTTGGCAGAACCCTACGGACCGCTATTCCAGGTACGAATTCTCGGAGAGATTCCAATGGCTGCCCACTGACGTCGACGTCACGGACGACGGCGAAGTCGTCTTCCGTTCGTACGTCAACAACGTCCACCCCGACGAGCATCGCGACCTGGCCTGCGTCCTGCCGGACCTGTTCGCCCGCCTGCGCCCGCTGCTGGAGAACGTGCTCACCGATCTGCGCCACCCGCGGCCCCTGAGGATCGAGGCCGATCCCTACGGGTGGTACGACTCGGAGCCGGAGCATCCCGACAAAGCGTCCTACGGTGATGAGCAGGCGTACGCGGAAGCCGTCCGTGCTTGGGCAGAGGCGCAGGACGACTGGTGGGAGAACCGCAGCCCGGTCGTCCCGGATGCGCCGGCCTTCACTCCGCCCGAGTCGCCCGACGCCTCCGCCCGAGTCGACCTGCGCGGCCGCAGGCTCCAGGTCATCGTCAAACTCGCGACCATTCAACTCACCCCGGAAAAGCCCGAGTACCAGGGGGGAACCTGGCACGTGGAGGGGATGTTGAACGAGCGGATCGTCTCGACCGGCATCTACTACTGGGACAGCGAGAACATCACCGAAAGCCGGCTGAGTTTCAGGGCGGCACTGGACGACCCGGACTATGAGCAGAGCGACGACAACGGTGTGCGTGAGGTCTACGGCCTGGAGGACGAAGACGCCCTGAACCAAATGCTGGGATCGGTGTCGACCCCGGCAGGCCGCTGTCTGGCGTTCCCGAACATCCTGCAACACCGGGTCGGCTCATTCCGCCTGGCCGACCCCACCCGCCCGGGGTATCGCAAAATTCTCGCGTTCTTCCTGGTCGACCCGTCGGAACAGATCGTCTCGACATCCGACGTGCCACCGCAACAGCCCTGGTCCCCTACCTCGACCATGACGCTTGAACAGGCCAAGAGCTTCCGCGAGCAACTCATGCAGGAACGCAAGTTCTTCGTCGACGAACACAACGAGCAGCTCTACGAGCGGGAGTTCTCGCTCTGCGAGCACTGA
- a CDS encoding helix-turn-helix transcriptional regulator produces MADHERSEDLFKAALAQHEKVDSPYEHARTHLAYGMWLRRRRRPVEARAQLRRAVMGFDQCGADVGTRQADVELRAAGEAPTAVSASEAGTGPLTLLTSQQLRIARTVALGATNREVARQLSISIRTVEYHLRNIFRS; encoded by the coding sequence GTGGCGGACCACGAGCGCAGCGAGGACCTCTTCAAAGCGGCCCTGGCACAACACGAGAAGGTCGACAGTCCCTACGAACACGCCCGGACCCACCTCGCGTACGGAATGTGGCTGCGGCGCCGACGCCGTCCCGTGGAGGCACGCGCTCAACTGCGCCGTGCCGTCATGGGGTTCGACCAATGCGGTGCCGACGTAGGAACCCGGCAGGCGGACGTCGAGCTCAGAGCGGCCGGCGAGGCCCCCACCGCCGTGTCCGCCTCCGAAGCCGGGACGGGCCCGCTGACGCTGCTCACCTCGCAGCAACTGCGCATCGCCCGCACGGTGGCCCTGGGCGCCACCAACCGTGAAGTGGCACGTCAGTTGTCGATCAGCATCCGCACTGTCGAGTACCACCTGCGCAACATCTTCCGCAGCTAG
- a CDS encoding MFS transporter, whose protein sequence is MTAAASAAGDQGPDGREDEYQPDPRRWRALWVTLVAGFMSLLDVTIVAVALPTVQHNLHASPAQVQWIVSGYTLTFALALVTAGRLGDALDRRRIFLMALCGFVVFSAACGAAPNITLLVVARLAQGLAAGFMAPQNSAFIQQLFRGAERGRAFGYFGATVGISSASGPLLGGTILALADGQQGWRWIFYVNVPIGIFAVLLGRRLLPRSRPSGRRHVDVPGVLLLGLGVLALMYPLVQAEAGGLTRLWWMFPVGASILTVFVRWQYRLVARGTRPLLDPRLFTTVRGYAVGAGVGTLYFIGFSGVWLVFALFYQNGLAFSPLRSGLAVTPFALGSAGAAVVAGRLVERYGRLLTVCGLAGVICGLGGAALLLRFAPLGIAPWIAAPVLFLGGIGGGFVVSPNITMTLRDVPVDMAGAAGGALQTGQRLGAAVGTAALPGLFYMVLGNGDDYQGALVIALGTAIAGMVTSLALAVFDWRRDRRLRGMHGKCTQEVANSPMHSRQS, encoded by the coding sequence GTGACAGCGGCGGCGTCAGCGGCGGGCGACCAAGGCCCCGATGGCCGGGAGGACGAGTACCAGCCGGATCCGCGCCGGTGGCGGGCGCTCTGGGTCACTCTGGTGGCGGGCTTCATGAGCCTGCTGGACGTCACGATCGTGGCGGTCGCGCTGCCCACCGTCCAGCACAACCTGCACGCCTCCCCCGCCCAGGTGCAGTGGATCGTGTCCGGCTACACCCTCACCTTCGCCCTCGCACTCGTCACCGCCGGACGGCTGGGCGACGCCCTGGACCGACGCCGCATCTTCCTGATGGCACTGTGCGGTTTCGTCGTCTTCAGCGCCGCCTGTGGTGCCGCTCCCAACATCACCCTGCTGGTCGTGGCCCGCCTCGCCCAGGGACTGGCGGCCGGCTTCATGGCGCCTCAGAACTCGGCGTTCATCCAGCAGTTGTTCCGCGGGGCCGAACGCGGGCGTGCCTTCGGCTACTTCGGCGCGACGGTGGGCATCTCCTCCGCGTCCGGCCCTCTCCTCGGCGGCACGATCCTCGCCCTGGCCGACGGTCAGCAAGGGTGGCGTTGGATCTTCTACGTCAACGTCCCCATCGGCATCTTCGCCGTCCTGCTCGGACGCCGACTGCTGCCCCGGAGCCGGCCGTCCGGAAGGAGGCACGTGGACGTACCCGGCGTGCTGCTTCTCGGACTCGGCGTTCTCGCCCTCATGTATCCGCTGGTCCAGGCGGAGGCCGGCGGGTTGACTCGCCTGTGGTGGATGTTCCCCGTCGGCGCCTCGATCCTCACCGTCTTCGTCCGCTGGCAGTATCGTCTCGTCGCCAGGGGGACCAGACCGTTGCTGGACCCGCGGCTGTTCACCACGGTGCGCGGCTACGCCGTAGGAGCCGGCGTCGGCACGCTGTATTTCATCGGCTTCAGCGGCGTATGGCTCGTCTTCGCCCTCTTCTACCAGAACGGCCTGGCCTTCTCCCCCTTGCGGTCCGGCCTCGCCGTCACTCCGTTCGCCCTCGGCTCGGCGGGCGCCGCCGTGGTCGCAGGCCGACTGGTGGAGCGGTACGGACGCCTGCTCACAGTCTGCGGCCTCGCCGGGGTGATCTGTGGTCTGGGCGGAGCCGCGCTGCTCCTGCGCTTCGCGCCCCTGGGTATCGCTCCGTGGATCGCCGCTCCTGTCCTGTTCCTCGGCGGCATCGGAGGAGGCTTCGTGGTCTCCCCGAACATCACCATGACCCTCCGGGACGTACCCGTGGACATGGCCGGCGCGGCGGGGGGCGCCCTGCAGACGGGACAGCGGCTCGGCGCCGCGGTGGGCACCGCTGCCCTGCCCGGCCTCTTCTACATGGTCCTCGGCAACGGCGACGACTATCAAGGCGCCCTCGTCATCGCACTGGGCACCGCCATCGCCGGGATGGTGACGTCCCTGGCCCTGGCTGTCTTCGACTGGCGACGCGACCGGCGCCTACGCGGGATGCACGGGAAGTGCACGCAGGAGGTCGCCAACAGTCCGATGCACTCCCGGCAGAGCTGA
- a CDS encoding NADPH-dependent F420 reductase produces the protein MTKISILGNGRVGGGLAAALNRAGHDVTVADRSPGAAADAARSASVIINATPGEGSLERLVALREELRGKILVDVSNATVDGPDGLPVDLLHQGSSLAEQLQRALPDTLVVKTLNTMLYSVMTAPATLSQPATVFLSGEDRAAKAIVRGLLVDLGWREEWITDLGGVETARATEAAVLFVPHVIRARGFAPFAISVVS, from the coding sequence ATGACCAAGATCAGCATTCTGGGCAACGGCCGAGTCGGCGGCGGCCTCGCGGCAGCCCTCAACCGCGCCGGGCACGACGTGACCGTGGCGGACCGTTCACCGGGCGCTGCCGCCGATGCCGCGCGGTCGGCGAGCGTCATCATCAACGCCACCCCGGGCGAGGGCTCTTTGGAGCGGCTCGTCGCACTGCGCGAAGAGCTCCGGGGCAAGATCCTCGTCGATGTCTCCAACGCCACCGTCGACGGACCGGACGGGTTGCCCGTCGACCTCCTCCACCAGGGCTCGAGCCTCGCGGAACAGCTCCAGCGCGCGTTGCCCGACACGCTCGTCGTGAAGACCCTGAACACGATGCTCTACTCGGTGATGACCGCGCCCGCCACGCTGTCCCAGCCGGCCACCGTCTTCCTCTCCGGGGAGGACCGGGCGGCCAAGGCGATCGTTCGAGGGCTGCTCGTCGACCTCGGTTGGCGCGAGGAGTGGATCACGGACCTCGGCGGGGTGGAGACCGCACGCGCCACCGAGGCGGCCGTCCTGTTCGTGCCCCACGTCATCCGGGCTCGCGGATTCGCGCCGTTCGCGATCTCGGTCGTCAGCTGA
- a CDS encoding inositol monophosphatase family protein, protein MPKSLQEAGTSAFTASAHDAQLLEPTAAAVRAAGSALIERYGDVVRYETREELMRALAANDDVALGILRPHLTELRPNARWVEEELEGGALPPGEWWVVDPAEGNVNHLHALPDWAVTATLVRDNQPVLTAVHLPLTGETYTALAGGGAHLDGRPLRVAPTTDLGLSIVATSQARPDEAEEVVRRVGSSITAMLFDALVVRTSVPATLHLLNLAAGRIDAVWQFAGARADLLPGALLVAEAGGRVSDAEGRHWTPQSGSFLAAAPGVHAEAVATLSR, encoded by the coding sequence ATGCCCAAATCGCTTCAGGAAGCCGGTACTTCGGCATTCACGGCCTCGGCCCACGACGCCCAACTGCTCGAGCCGACCGCGGCCGCCGTACGCGCGGCGGGCTCCGCGCTGATCGAGCGCTACGGCGACGTGGTCCGCTACGAGACGCGCGAGGAGCTGATGCGTGCGCTAGCGGCCAATGACGACGTGGCTCTCGGCATCCTCCGTCCTCACCTCACGGAGCTGCGCCCGAACGCCCGCTGGGTGGAGGAGGAACTCGAGGGCGGCGCCCTGCCTCCCGGGGAATGGTGGGTCGTGGACCCGGCCGAAGGGAACGTCAACCACCTGCACGCCCTGCCGGACTGGGCGGTGACCGCGACGCTCGTACGGGACAACCAGCCCGTGCTCACCGCGGTCCACCTGCCACTGACCGGCGAGACCTACACCGCGCTCGCCGGCGGGGGCGCCCACCTCGACGGCCGGCCCCTGCGCGTGGCCCCCACCACGGACCTCGGCCTGAGCATCGTGGCCACGAGCCAGGCCAGGCCGGACGAGGCCGAGGAAGTGGTGCGCCGGGTCGGCTCATCGATCACCGCGATGCTCTTCGACGCCCTCGTGGTACGGACTTCCGTGCCCGCCACCCTGCACCTGCTGAACCTGGCGGCCGGCCGGATCGACGCCGTCTGGCAGTTCGCCGGGGCACGCGCGGACCTGCTCCCCGGGGCGCTGCTGGTCGCGGAGGCGGGAGGGCGCGTCTCCGATGCCGAGGGCCGCCACTGGACCCCGCAGAGCGGGAGCTTCCTGGCTGCCGCGCCCGGCGTCCACGCCGAGGCCGTGGCCACGCTCTCCCGTTGA
- a CDS encoding LysR family transcriptional regulator → MQLDLNLLTALDALLEEGSVAGAAERLHVTAPAMSRSLGRIRRATGDQILVRTGRTMTPTPYAIAVREQVHDLVQQARGVLAPNREIDLATLERTFTLRWHDALVALSGPALLAAVRRQAPGVRLRFIAESSIDTPELRRGEVDLAADADPPTAPEIHADRVADTRHVVVVRCDHPLTRDRTLTAARYAAADHITVSRRGRLGNVLDAELARLGLTRHVVASAPTEAAALAFVRDSDLLVTAPESTTRSPATRLELALLPLPFDLPPAPVYLSWHQRYDTDPAHIWLRDLARTALADAADGRDGATDAREVGTVRSMM, encoded by the coding sequence ATGCAATTGGATCTGAACCTGCTCACCGCGCTGGACGCCCTCCTGGAGGAAGGCAGCGTGGCCGGGGCAGCCGAGCGACTGCATGTCACCGCCCCCGCGATGAGCCGGAGCCTCGGCCGGATCCGGCGTGCCACGGGTGATCAGATCCTGGTGCGCACGGGACGCACGATGACTCCGACGCCGTACGCGATCGCTGTCCGGGAGCAGGTGCACGACCTGGTTCAGCAGGCACGCGGCGTGCTGGCACCTAACCGTGAAATCGACCTCGCGACGCTGGAACGCACCTTCACCCTCCGCTGGCACGATGCGCTGGTCGCGCTCAGCGGCCCTGCGCTGCTCGCCGCCGTGCGCCGACAGGCACCAGGCGTGCGACTGCGCTTCATCGCGGAATCGAGCATCGACACACCTGAGTTGCGCCGCGGCGAGGTCGACCTGGCCGCGGACGCCGATCCGCCCACCGCACCCGAGATCCACGCCGACCGGGTGGCCGATACCCGGCACGTCGTCGTCGTGCGGTGCGACCACCCGCTGACCCGCGACAGGACGCTCACCGCCGCGCGGTATGCCGCCGCCGACCACATCACCGTCTCGCGGCGGGGCCGTCTCGGCAACGTCCTCGACGCCGAACTCGCGCGGCTCGGCCTCACGCGACACGTGGTGGCGAGCGCGCCCACCGAAGCGGCAGCCCTCGCGTTCGTGCGCGACTCCGACCTCCTGGTCACCGCGCCGGAGTCCACTACGCGTTCACCGGCCACTCGGCTCGAACTCGCCCTGCTCCCCCTGCCGTTCGACCTGCCGCCGGCCCCGGTGTACCTGTCCTGGCATCAGCGCTACGACACCGACCCCGCCCACATCTGGCTGCGCGATCTCGCACGCACGGCACTCGCCGACGCGGCGGACGGGCGGGACGGAGCGACGGACGCGAGGGAGGTCGGCACGGTGAGGTCGATGATGTAG